The genomic DNA tagcccaccacgctggcccaatacggattggcaaacttcccacatgcagagaattaagaaaattctctggtatgtaggtttcctcacgatgtttttccttcatcgtttaagacacgtgatttttaaggaaaagttggaggtgcatgccctggaccggatcgaacccacaccctccggcatcgtaggcagaggttatactcatacccactgggctatcacggcttagaaaatataaaatactaaattgtcTCGAACTGGAAATCGCTTCCACGAACGTCTGTATAGAAaccaagagtgaataggcatcttctaggtaagcgcgctccaacttagatcGCATTAATGCTtaatcaggcttaattgtagtcaagcgctggcctatattacatttgacggcctccgtggcgcagtggtatgcgcgatggaattacaagacggaggtcctgggttcgatccccggctgggcagattgagattttcttaatttgtccaggtctggctggtgggaggcttcggccgtggcgtggccaacctaccggcaaagacgtaccgctaagcgatttagcgttccgatgccgtgtagaaaccgaaaggggtgtggattttcatcctcctcctaacaagttagcccgcttccatcttagactgcatcatcttaccatcaagtgagattgtagtcaagggctaacttgtaaagaataaaaaaaaaaacttaaaaaaaacccCAAAGCATTGCCATGCCAAAGAGATATACAAAATAAAGTTATCAGGTTAATTTACCAGATTGTAGTTCTTGAAAGCATGAATGTATCTGATCTTTTAGCAAGGTCCGAGACTGCTGCGATGTCACCGCTGTTTGTATCTTGTTCCAAAGTTCCGCCTCTCGGGGAATACCCCTCGAGTCCACCTGTGTGGAATTACCATAATAGGTTATTACTCAAATAACTACTTGATTATTTATACGCAATAACAGTTTTTACTTACCACTTGTAAATTGGCGAACACACACTGGCTGAGGCACTGAAacgaattatatttttatccaaCTTGCAAAATAGATGGACTTGCAAAAAAGTGTTATGATTGTAACAATCTATGAATATATAACTTTGTAGCTATTTAAGTATGCACTGTAACGTCCGATTGGTAGGTTTTttaattagtacctacctacatacctagattgacaaacatattttactgcatgcgcagtggacttacaagacggaggtcctgggttcgatccccggctggaccgattgaggttttcttaattggtccaggtctggttggtgagaggctttggccgtggctagttaccaccctaccgacaaagacgtaccgcttagcgagttagcgttccggtacgacgtcgtgtaaaaaccgacaatgtaatcaagggctaacttgtaaagaataaaaaaaaacgtatatgATAATTGATGAGTAGGCTTCGTTTacaagaactttgaaacaaaactTCTTAACTATTTCttcttcaaaaataatttacttggTAAATGTGTTTCTtttactgcctcgttggtttCGCGGTTAGTTTTGATCTTAAAGTTGTTGATCTTAAGACTCTAGGGTCGAGTTCTGGCTTTGGTTGTGAAATATTCATTTTGATTGATGATTGGTCGTCTTTCCATCTAAATCTCTGTTGTTAGACAGATAGGAAGTTGGTGGAGATTCGACATGCTTCTGAGATTACTCTTTAAATCAATCATtctcattaacatctgacagtgaCAGCTACAAAGTCAAACGTAAAGCTTAAACCCGCAAACCCTCactgggctagcgtggtggactgaaaATCCAAAACCCACTTCTATAGTAGTGGTCCATTTTTAATTCATGACAATTTTCAATTACAATCATTGTTGAGATgcttcagtatttttttgtttaccaattACCTATCAAAAGTCTGCTAGTAACTAATACGGTTTATTGCTCACTAAAGAAATagcttattaaattattttgctcCTTTACTTctactactacgagtatatacatcATATACTATATGTATGAAGTATATTTTAACGTTGACCTTCAAAACATAATTTACTAACTTGATCATTATCATCCTTGTTCATTAGAGGTTCATTTCTTTTAACTCTTGTagaatttatatacctattataagtGCTTGCATTATGCATTTTATTTCCATGGCTAGTAGGTTTTAAATTGATAAGCTTTTCCTCGCCATCTCTGATTCCGTAGTCAGGGTATCCAGATGAGTTATTTAGAACATGCATTTTATATGTTGTGTTACGTCTTTCA from Bicyclus anynana chromosome 20, ilBicAnyn1.1, whole genome shotgun sequence includes the following:
- the LOC112049039 gene encoding uncharacterized protein LOC112049039, producing MAAVLLLVLPVLASCSNDGNIHLLEEDIAIALRNCYLNHEVKQTKEAKRQRRTSDDYEDPLPRIDSQINPEINQYDHERRNTTYKMHVLNNSSGYPDYGIRDGEEKLINLKPTSHGNKMHNASTYNRYINSTRVKRNEPLMNKDDNDQCLSQCVFANLQVVDSRGIPREAELWNKIQTAVTSQQSRTLLKDQIHSCFQELQSESEDNGCYYSSKLESCLMLRFSDRIRNTEPRS